tcgatgatcgactttgtagtcgtgccatctgaccttcggccgtatgtcttggacacttgggtgaagagaggggcagagctgtcaactggtCACCActtggtggtgagttggatccgctggcagaagaggaagcgggacagacttggcaggcccaaacgtactgtgagggtctgttgggaatgtttggccaaacagtcagaggggtctttaactcccacctccgagagagcttcaaccagatcccggGAGGCTAGCCATTGTcaacgcggcggctaggagctgtggccgcaaggtctctggtgcctgttgtggcggcaatccccgaatCCGGTGGTGGATACTGGAGGTAAaggatgccgtcaagctgaaggagtcctaccgagcatggttggcttgtgggactcccgaagcagctgacaggtactgCTGGGCCAAGCGtactgcagcccaggcggtgacggcggcaaaaacttgggtatgggaggagttcagtgaggccatggagaaggactacctgtcggccctgaagagattctggcaaaccgtccggcacctcaggagggggaaacagtgctctgccaacactgtttacagtggaagtagggagctgctgacctcaactggggatattgtcagacggtggaaggaatacttcgaggatctcctcaatcccgtcaacacgtcttccataagggaagcaggggctggggcatcagaggctgatccatccatcacccaagccaaagtcactgaggtagttcggcagcttCTCGGTGGCAAAGCAACGGAGGTGGATGAGATCCACCCCGAGTccctcaagtctctggatgttgttgggctgtcatggctgacacgcctgtgcaacatcgtgTGGCGTTCGGGCACAGTAtccctggattggcagaccggggtggtggttcctcttcTTAAGAAAGGGGACCAcagggtgtgttccaactatagagggatcacactcctcagcctcccggggaaggtctatgacagggtgctggagaggaggatccggccggtggtcgaacctcagatccagaaggaacaatgcagtttccgtcccggtcgtggaacactggaccagctctataccctctcaagggtgctcgagggctcatgggagtttgcccgaccagttcacatgtgctttgagGACatggagaaggcattcgactggGTCCCTCATGACATCCTGTGAGTATGGGGTTCGGGGCTCTTTGCTGAGGACTATCCGGTCTcaatggagcaggagcttggttcgcattgccagtagtaagtcagacctgttcccagtgcacgttcccaggggagagatcctgcctcaggtggaggagtcttgttcacgagtgatGTAAGGATGGAACGTGAGACTAACAGACTGATCGGGGCATCAGTAGCAGTATGTGTTGCGGTGAAAGAGCTAAGctgaaaggcgaagctctcgatttactggtcaatctacgttcctactctcacctatggtcatgagcttttggtcatgactgaaaggacaagatctcggatacaagcggctgaaatgagcttcctctgcagggtggcaGGGCGcttccttagagatagggtgaggagctcggtcacctgggaggagctcggagtagagccgctgctcctccacatcgagtcagttgaggtggctcgggcatctgtttcggctgcctcctgggcgcctccctggggaggtgttctgggcatgtcccacagGGAGGAAGACCtaggacacgctggagggactatgtctcccggctgaATGCCTCTGTGTTCCCCCGAAAGAGCTGAGcaagtgtccagggagaaggaagttgggtatccctgattaggctactgcccccgcgacccggtaagcagcgacagtggagaggaaaaactccctttaacggaagaaaaaacctccagcagaaccaggctcagtttgggcggccacctgcctcgactgGCTATGGTGAGTGGATATAGGAGAGAGataagaacagcaacaataaacaacaaatagacactgtggGTTGGTgaggccagtaactgcacatcagcaatagacagctccaggaccggggacactGGCAGAAGGTATAGAGAGAGAacggagagagagggagagagcacaaactaggggagagagagagcacaaggttagtgacattcaatgaaTAATtgaatatacatgtgagaggggaggagaggaagagaggggaagggaagggaggggaggggtaggggagctcagtgcaccgatggtcctcaggcagtctaggcctatagcagcataactaagggatggttaagggttacctgaagccagccctaactatacgctttgttaaagaggaaggttttaagtctagccttaaaagtacagagagtgtctgcctccagAACCCATattgggagctggttccacaagagaggagcttgatagctaaaggctctgcctcccgttctgcttttggaaactctgggaaccacaagtagacctgcattctgagagcgaagtggtctattgggataatagtatgaaggagcttgatcatgaagggatttgtatgtgagaagaaggattttaaatccTATTCCgtattttacagggaaccaatgaagagaagctaatataggagaaatatgatctcgcttgctagttcctgtcaggacactggctgcagcattttggattaactggaggatttttatggagatactgggacatccagatagtaatgagttacagtaatctagccttgaggtaacaaatgcatggactactttttctgcataattttgagacaggatgttcctaattttggcaatgttgtgcaggtgaaagaaggcagttctagagatttgttttatgtgagttaaaggacgTGTCCTGTCAAAAAtaatggaatcattttcttaaatttattaacagcattgtcagataaacatctacttCTAGTGGAATGCTGCATGATCTTTACAAAAGAagattttgggggaaaactattaaatgttcaatttcgatgccataggtcagaacaagatcaagggtgtgattgaacAGTGGgtggtttattaacattttgagtgaaaccagttgaatctgatattgaattaaatgcagtgttgagacttttattttcagcatctacatgaatgttaaaatctcccactataatgactttatctgaactaagcactgtGAGACTTTATCTattcctctggcttgtcctgtgacttcTATATCTGGTTCTCAACACTCTTCAGAAGATAAACAAGATCTTAAACCCCTCTCTGGTTCCAGTTACACAGTTATGTGAGAATTCATCCTGTGTGCCACATATCTAAAGCCTGGCTCCTCATGTCCACTCTGTCCCCCAACAAACTCCCCCTCCTGCCCAGCGTTCACTGTACACTGGTTGCTGGATGTGTTACTATGTATGCATCTTTTCTAAGCCTCGGTTTCTGTCTTTGGCACTTTTAAGGTGCAACTTTTCTCCATATTGAATAGTGTTGGTGAACATAAAAACGTATTCTAGGCTGTTCCTTTTTTCATCATGCCTTCCTCAGACTTTCTGCTCTCCTTAGACATTGTTTCCCTTAGGTTAATGGGTCACAGAGGACAGGGCCAttctcaattcaattcactATCCATTCATCTAGACCCGcatattcctaaccagggtcacagggatctgttggagcctatcccagctctctttgggtgaaaggcaggggtccaccctggacaggtcaccagtccatcacagggccacatagagacaaacaacctcacacactcacactgactcctatgggcaatttagagtcaccagtcaaccttacatacatgtttttggactgtgggaggaaaccggagtacctggagaaaacccacacaagcacagggagaacatgcaaactccacacagaaaggcccctgctagGTTTCTGAACCAGGAACCTAGTTGCTctaaggcaacagtgctaaccaccaagccactgtGCTATGAATGCACTTTACAttgttttctttccatcttcAAGTCCAGTTTCACTCTCATCCTGTCTCCTCTAATTTGCTCTGttgagtgtgtgcgtgttgcACCTTCTTTGTGCCTTTCTTTTTAGGGGCCCAGGAGGTTGCGGTGAATGTTAGTGGAAACAATGTTAAATTTGCCAATCtagatttcatttcattttgcagcACATTAATGCCATCTTTCTTGATATCAGTAGTTTTTCTCCACTGCTTTCTAAGCTGTCTCTACTCAAGCAACCCTATTAATATCCTGCTGCTGCATTGACTTTTCTCCctcctgtttctgctgctcctctCCTGCTATcacaaataaaaagataaactttattaatccctgaaggacGGAAGTTCAAAATTGTTGTTTCCTTAGCATAACTGCATGCATAGGTTTTTGCTTATTTTGCTGAACATAGTCATGCACAGTATATTGGTGAATCACTGCTAGCTAACAAATGACTGTAGTGTCATGTTAATGTGCAGCTacccaggaaaaaaaaaggaactcCATTTTATTAACACCCACACTTTTTTTCTTATCAGGTGGAGCTGGAGTTGCGGGCCCAGGTCAGGCTGTTCAGGGATCTGACAGGTCACCTACCACACCATATGGATGGACACCAACATATTCACGTGTTGCCAAGTAATGCAGTAGatcaaagggaaaaaaaacttaaaatatacCTGTTATCAATGCTTGTTACCTACTCAACAAGctacacatttttcattcagtaaCATTAAATAGCCAGTTACATTAGATATTTAACATGTGATAGGTGCTGTCCCAGCCTGAGAGGTTCATGCTCATTAACAAATTGACACTCATGCTTTTTCCTGCTACAAATTATTGAGTCTGTCTGATTTGCGCAATATACATCATGATGTGTTGCATGTGCATTAACGGAACCTGTTGCACAAGTTCCACAATATATACATACTTCAGTTAGCCTGTACGCTGTACAGCTCTCTTCGTAACCGATTTTAGCATAGgtttacaaaaacagagataCACCAAAGATAAGTACTGCTTGGTATGTTACTGACAAAAGCACTGTAACAAAACAGTGTATTTGTAGATATTTTGGTTGTATACCTAGTGAGACATCCTGCAAAAAGCGAAACCCTAGAGAAAAGGTTTTGAACGTCTCAGTGAATTGCTATAGTATGGATGCACTGCAATATAGCTTTGAAATAATGTGCCCAATTTAGCAACAAGAAGTCTTGAAATAGTACACATTAATGTGCTCTACTAATGCATTGATATTAGTATTACTACATAAAGTATACTTATACttgaactttaatttttttttaataaaataaagatatgcTTATTTTTGGTTAGTTGGCCTGTAATTATTTTGGCTACAGAAAGGGTGATGtcctgttttctgtatttttttaatattgcagGAATAAAACATTGCAGTCTTTTCCAATATCGTTCAGCCTTAGTACCACTACGTTTTTTTTCAATGCAAGTGTTGCAATACTAGTGTTTCCTTTTTCAAttcaaggttttgtttttaatgccaaatattattttcagtggaaaaaCTGAAGTCGTTCTGGGTTCATATTTTTGCTGTGCATGAAAGAGTTAATGGAATAGTTGAAGAACAGAACATTATCAACAACTACTTCTGATAAtgtatttattgtcatttttaaatactCAGAGCAGTAGTGTATGCAGTGTAGTGAAGAAAGCGCcgaactctacattggagaaaccaaataACCActccagcacaggaggagcagctcctcagggccacagtcagctgtgcacctccatttaaaggaaacaggagacTCTTTTGAAGATAAGGATGTACGTAACGTGTTGTTGTAACCTGTGTTGCAGAGGTGCGTGAAGTGTTTGCACAGGTCCTGTCAGAGCTCAGGATTCCATACACTCGTGTTCCTGTGGAACTAGGTCTACACAGCTGTACATGGCTGCCAGCACACCTCTATAGGTTCTACACACAGGTGGAGAAGGATGCTCTGGATTCCATCCCTGTCTTCACACGCTATGGAATTAGGTCTGTTTGTGGGCCTGTGTGGGCATAATAATATTTGCGTTATTTTCTATTACAACCCGTGTGCCTATACACATAAAGTCTTCAATTGAAATGGCACTTGGTTAGTGCCTTCTAAATATTAAACAGGATCTAAACTTTTTCTATGTCCACAGGTGGCCTGATGTATATTTGGGACTGACTACCATGGGCCAGAACATGTCCATCCCCAACCTGCAAAAGGCCCTCAGTCATGCCTTGGTTGCAGAGCCTTCAGGTACTACCTCCAGCAGTGCATCTGGCTCTAATCAGCCCGTAGTCACAGCAGAGCTCATGGTTCATCCAGGTTATCCCAGTCACCCCAAGGATGGAGGCTGTGGAGAGGGCCCTGATGACTTCTCCCAGTCAGCTGACCGACAGCACGAACTAACCGTGCTCAGAGACCCATCCCTGTTGGCCCTTTATAGCCAGGAGGGAGTGCAGCTCTCTGCCTTCAAAGACCTTTGACTGCTGTTGCTTAAAACGTGTGTATACTGTGGAAAGTTAATGTGAGAATACACTTCTAGATGTGTTttagtagtaaaaaaaaaaaaaaaaaaaactgtcaaactgaTATTGCTAGTAATGGACATTACTATAAATTTGTCCTACAACATAACtataaaagcaacaaaacaatgtaatattgtttatttaatctttCAGTTTTAATGAAACCCATTTCCCTTAAGACCAAGGCAGTTATAGGTGGCAAGTCAACAACTCAAAGAGACAGAGGCCTATGGAGTGAGAGCTATGGCAAACATGGGTCTAACAAAAGCACTTCCTCTTTTTAAAAGACAGTTCCTAAATTATGTTGACTGCCATTACCATATAAAAATTGAAGGTTGTTCTTTGAAtgctaaataataaaattattaactTCGTTAGAATACAAGATGAAGGGACTTTCAATGAGAAATTGTGCTAAATTAGACTAGACTATACAGGAAATTACATCAGGACTTCAGATCTCTACGCAGCCTTGCAGATGAGCACAAAATTAACGTATAAACCTTacaaaaaaagtacaacaaTGTACCAACTGGAGCATATTTTCCTTAAAAGTTTCCCTTATACTGTGTGGAGAAGCATATAGGTGTTTCTGAAGCTGAGGTCATGTTTGACCTTATCTGCATCGTGTTTGTTATATGTAAGCCATACTAGGTGCTGCTGTCCAGTACTCATACAGATCAATGTATTGCAGAATCCACATGTCCTTCTTTGCACATTTattacagcatgtttttttttactgtagttGCCTTTATTCCAAACTGTACTTACTAAGTAATAGCTAGGGTCTGCTGAAGATGGTGACATCATTACATTATCGCAAATACTGTAGGTCCAATAGATGAAGAGATGGTGAGGCTGGAAATACAGTAGCAGCAActcatttagaaaagaaaattagGGAGACCTAGACAATGCTTACCCAAATGTCTGTCATCAGCATCCATAATGGTTTATAGACCTGATTGCTACCTCAGTTTTGACTTAGTATATTAACTGTAGCTGTGTTCAGTTTTCCTGAAGGCTGAGGGACTGTTaatatttcagatgttttcacCTTTATTTTGACTTCCAGCTAAAGTTCAGATGATCTGCTGCTGTTGGGTTTGCTTGATCATCTGGCATCTCTGTAGTCATGCCGTATTTCCAGATATCAGCTTTATCttggaaataaaatgttattttcacttATAA
This window of the Mastacembelus armatus unplaced genomic scaffold, fMasArm1.2, whole genome shotgun sequence genome carries:
- the ydjc gene encoding carbohydrate deacetylase — its product is MPQPRMMLVVTGDDFGYCPRRNQGIVDCFQAGGISNVSLLVNASAAIEAADLAKRHNIPIGLHANLSEGIPVCQSLQQDSTLINQHGFFHGKMGFREALERGQLSMKQVELELRAQVRLFRDLTGHLPHHMDGHQHIHVLPKVREVFAQVLSELRIPYTRVPVELGLHSCTWLPAHLYRFYTQVEKDALDSIPVFTRYGIRWPDVYLGLTTMGQNMSIPNLQKALSHALVAEPSGTTSSSASGSNQPVVTAELMVHPGYPSHPKDGGCGEGPDDFSQSADRQHELTVLRDPSLLALYSQEGVQLSAFKDL